A genome region from Glycine max cultivar Williams 82 chromosome 5, Glycine_max_v4.0, whole genome shotgun sequence includes the following:
- the LOC100777274 gene encoding WUSCHEL-related homeobox 1 isoform X2, whose product MWMVGYNEGGEFNMADYGFNGRKLRPLMPRPVTSPNNTSNTNSPCLSRIHHGNNFFSQYHNLVADQGKREFNPPPVVVSSRWNPTPEQLRALEELYRRGTRTPSAEQIQQITAQLRRFGKIEGKNVFYWFQNHKARERQKRRRQMESAAEGHHTRDFDSTLEKKDLGASRTVFEVDQTKNWAPSTNCSTLAEESVSIQRAAKAAIAECRTDGWLQFDEGELQHRRNFMERNATWHMMQLSCPPPPTVSPHLINTSPITSTTSMATATTVTARLMDPKLIKTHDLSFFTSPNRENGIIHLSSISTQDDNSVESQTLQLFPTRNADRSSDNINQQKETEVSVSAMNAPSQFFEFLPLKN is encoded by the exons ATGTGGATGGTTGGTTACAATGAAGGAGGCGAGTTCAACATGGCTGATTATGGATTCAATGGGAGGAAACTCAGGCCTCTCATGCCAAGGCCAGTGACATCTCCTAACAACACTTCAAACACAAACTCTCCATGCTTGAGCCGCATTCATCATGGCAACAATTTCTTTTCACAATATCACAATCTGG TGGCAGATCAGGGAAAGAGGGAGTTCAACCCTCCACCAGTAGTGGTGAGTTCAAGGTGGAATCCAACCCCGGAGCAACTGAGAGCATTGGAGGAATTGTATAGAAGAGGGACAAGAACACCATCTGCGGAGCAAATCCAACAAATCACGGCACAGCTTAGGAGGTTTGGAAAAATTGAAGGGAAGAATGTTTTCTATTGGTTTCAGAATCACAAAGCAAGAGAAAGACAGAAACGCCGCCGTCAAATGGAGTCAGCTGCTGAGGGTCATCACACCCGTGACTTTGATAGTACTCTTGAAAAGAAAGACTTAG GCGCAAGTAGGACAGTGTTTGAAGTTGATCAGACCAAGAACTGGGCACCCTCTACAAACTGCAGTACTCTTGCAGAG GAATCTGTTTCAATACAAAGGGCAGCAAAAGCAGCGATTGCAGAGTGTAGAACAGATGGATGGCTCCAATTCGATGAAGGAGAGTTACAACATAGAAGAAACTTTATGGAGAGGAATGCCACGTGGCATATGATGCAGTTATCTTGTCCTCCCCCTCCTACAGTTTCACCCCACCTCATAAACACATCTCCTATTACCTCTACTACTAGCATGGCCACCGCAACCACAGTAACAGCAAGACTAATGGACCCAAAGCTCATTAAGACTCATGATCTCAGCTTCTTTACTTCACCTAACAGAGAAAACGGTATTATCCACTTAAGCAGTATCAGCACCCAGGATGATAATTCTGTGGAATCTCAAACCCTTCAACTTTTTCCAACAAGGAACGCGGATCGAAGCAGTGATAACATCAACCAGCAAAAAGAGACAGAGGTTTCGGTTTCAGCGATGAATGCACCCAGCCAGTTTTTTGAGTTCCTTCCATTGAAGAACTGA
- the LOC100777274 gene encoding WUSCHEL-related homeobox 1 isoform X3, producing MWMVGYNEGGEFNMADYGFNGRKLRPLMPRPVTSPNNTSNTNSPCLSRIHHGNNFFSQYHNLDQGKREFNPPPVVVSSRWNPTPEQLRALEELYRRGTRTPSAEQIQQITAQLRRFGKIEGKNVFYWFQNHKARERQKRRRQMESAAEGHHTRDFDSTLEKKDLGASRTVFEVDQTKNWAPSTNCSTLAEESVSIQRAAKAAIAECRTDGWLQFDEGELQHRRNFMERNATWHMMQLSCPPPPTVSPHLINTSPITSTTSMATATTVTARLMDPKLIKTHDLSFFTSPNRENGIIHLSSISTQDDNSVESQTLQLFPTRNADRSSDNINQQKETEVSVSAMNAPSQFFEFLPLKN from the exons ATGTGGATGGTTGGTTACAATGAAGGAGGCGAGTTCAACATGGCTGATTATGGATTCAATGGGAGGAAACTCAGGCCTCTCATGCCAAGGCCAGTGACATCTCCTAACAACACTTCAAACACAAACTCTCCATGCTTGAGCCGCATTCATCATGGCAACAATTTCTTTTCACAATATCACAATCTGG ATCAGGGAAAGAGGGAGTTCAACCCTCCACCAGTAGTGGTGAGTTCAAGGTGGAATCCAACCCCGGAGCAACTGAGAGCATTGGAGGAATTGTATAGAAGAGGGACAAGAACACCATCTGCGGAGCAAATCCAACAAATCACGGCACAGCTTAGGAGGTTTGGAAAAATTGAAGGGAAGAATGTTTTCTATTGGTTTCAGAATCACAAAGCAAGAGAAAGACAGAAACGCCGCCGTCAAATGGAGTCAGCTGCTGAGGGTCATCACACCCGTGACTTTGATAGTACTCTTGAAAAGAAAGACTTAG GCGCAAGTAGGACAGTGTTTGAAGTTGATCAGACCAAGAACTGGGCACCCTCTACAAACTGCAGTACTCTTGCAGAG GAATCTGTTTCAATACAAAGGGCAGCAAAAGCAGCGATTGCAGAGTGTAGAACAGATGGATGGCTCCAATTCGATGAAGGAGAGTTACAACATAGAAGAAACTTTATGGAGAGGAATGCCACGTGGCATATGATGCAGTTATCTTGTCCTCCCCCTCCTACAGTTTCACCCCACCTCATAAACACATCTCCTATTACCTCTACTACTAGCATGGCCACCGCAACCACAGTAACAGCAAGACTAATGGACCCAAAGCTCATTAAGACTCATGATCTCAGCTTCTTTACTTCACCTAACAGAGAAAACGGTATTATCCACTTAAGCAGTATCAGCACCCAGGATGATAATTCTGTGGAATCTCAAACCCTTCAACTTTTTCCAACAAGGAACGCGGATCGAAGCAGTGATAACATCAACCAGCAAAAAGAGACAGAGGTTTCGGTTTCAGCGATGAATGCACCCAGCCAGTTTTTTGAGTTCCTTCCATTGAAGAACTGA
- the LOC100777274 gene encoding WUSCHEL-related homeobox 1 isoform X1, which yields MWMVGYNEGGEFNMADYGFNGRKLRPLMPRPVTSPNNTSNTNSPCLSRIHHGNNFFSQYHNLASVADQGKREFNPPPVVVSSRWNPTPEQLRALEELYRRGTRTPSAEQIQQITAQLRRFGKIEGKNVFYWFQNHKARERQKRRRQMESAAEGHHTRDFDSTLEKKDLGASRTVFEVDQTKNWAPSTNCSTLAEESVSIQRAAKAAIAECRTDGWLQFDEGELQHRRNFMERNATWHMMQLSCPPPPTVSPHLINTSPITSTTSMATATTVTARLMDPKLIKTHDLSFFTSPNRENGIIHLSSISTQDDNSVESQTLQLFPTRNADRSSDNINQQKETEVSVSAMNAPSQFFEFLPLKN from the exons ATGTGGATGGTTGGTTACAATGAAGGAGGCGAGTTCAACATGGCTGATTATGGATTCAATGGGAGGAAACTCAGGCCTCTCATGCCAAGGCCAGTGACATCTCCTAACAACACTTCAAACACAAACTCTCCATGCTTGAGCCGCATTCATCATGGCAACAATTTCTTTTCACAATATCACAATCTGG caTCAGTGGCAGATCAGGGAAAGAGGGAGTTCAACCCTCCACCAGTAGTGGTGAGTTCAAGGTGGAATCCAACCCCGGAGCAACTGAGAGCATTGGAGGAATTGTATAGAAGAGGGACAAGAACACCATCTGCGGAGCAAATCCAACAAATCACGGCACAGCTTAGGAGGTTTGGAAAAATTGAAGGGAAGAATGTTTTCTATTGGTTTCAGAATCACAAAGCAAGAGAAAGACAGAAACGCCGCCGTCAAATGGAGTCAGCTGCTGAGGGTCATCACACCCGTGACTTTGATAGTACTCTTGAAAAGAAAGACTTAG GCGCAAGTAGGACAGTGTTTGAAGTTGATCAGACCAAGAACTGGGCACCCTCTACAAACTGCAGTACTCTTGCAGAG GAATCTGTTTCAATACAAAGGGCAGCAAAAGCAGCGATTGCAGAGTGTAGAACAGATGGATGGCTCCAATTCGATGAAGGAGAGTTACAACATAGAAGAAACTTTATGGAGAGGAATGCCACGTGGCATATGATGCAGTTATCTTGTCCTCCCCCTCCTACAGTTTCACCCCACCTCATAAACACATCTCCTATTACCTCTACTACTAGCATGGCCACCGCAACCACAGTAACAGCAAGACTAATGGACCCAAAGCTCATTAAGACTCATGATCTCAGCTTCTTTACTTCACCTAACAGAGAAAACGGTATTATCCACTTAAGCAGTATCAGCACCCAGGATGATAATTCTGTGGAATCTCAAACCCTTCAACTTTTTCCAACAAGGAACGCGGATCGAAGCAGTGATAACATCAACCAGCAAAAAGAGACAGAGGTTTCGGTTTCAGCGATGAATGCACCCAGCCAGTTTTTTGAGTTCCTTCCATTGAAGAACTGA
- the LOC100802423 gene encoding pentatricopeptide repeat-containing protein At2g01390: MEHNNRMVNGVAVAVAPKLLVMCRIRIYKFHGFIRILVPSPSTRAMHSLNQSKPMKKAEKLKLKDEPREYMRNVIGKIYNMLKYSSWESAEQDLNNLSMKWDSYTVNQVLKSHPPMEKAWLFFNWVSSLRGFKHDHYTYTTMLDIFGEAGRVSSMKHLFQQMQEKGIKLDSVTYTSMMHWLSSSGNFDEAMQMWDQMKSKGFHPTVVSYTAYIKILFHNQRVKEATRAYKEMISSRVAPNCHTYTVLMDYLIGSGQYKEALEIFEKMQEAGAQPDKAACNILIERCSKVGGTEFMTHILQYMKENRLVLRYPVFVKALEALKIAGESDTLLRQVNPQFYMDCIIRKKASNTITVAADCPTNIDKELLFVLLKNRNVVAIDHLLTGMMDKKISLDHKVVSTIIEVNCSHCRPEGALLAFKYSVTMGISIERTGYLSLIGLLIRSNMFSKLAEIVEKMTRAGHSLGIYLASLLIFRLGCARKHTLAMKIFNLLPDNHKCSATYTALISVYFSVRRVNEALEIYKIMCSKGFCPVLGTYDVLIAGLERNGKYAEAEHYRKAKKRKSLRANSGSQESVCIEGKICNLLFSVDVVL; the protein is encoded by the exons ATGGAACATAACAATAGAATGGTTAATGGTGTGGCTGTGGCTGTGGCACCAAAGTTGTTAGTGATGTGCAGAATCAGAATCTACAAGTTTCATGGATTTATCAGAATCCTTGTTCCTTCTCCTTCCACCAGAGCCATGCATTCCCTTAATCAAAGCAAACCCATGAAGAAAGCCGAGAAATTGAAACTGAAGGATGAGCCGAGAGAGTATATGAGGAACGTAATTGGGAAAATTTACAACATGCTAAAGTATTCAAGCTGGGAAAGCGCTGAGCAAGATCTCAATAATCTGTCTATGAAGTGGGACTCTTACACGGTGAACCAGGTTCTCAAGTCCCACCCTCCAATGGAGAAAGCCTGGTTGTTCTTCAACTGGGTCTCTTCCCTCAGAGGCTTCAAGCACGACCACTATACTTACACTACCATGCTTGATATTTTCGGAGAAGCTGGCAGAGTCTCTTCCATGAAGCACCTTTTCCAGCAGATGCAGGAGAAGGGGATCAAGCTTGATTCTGTTACCTACACTTCCATGATGCATTGGCTTTCCAGTTCCGGTAACTTCGATGAGGCTATGCAAATGTGGGACCAAATGAAATCCAAGGGCTTTCACCCCACCGTTGTCTCTTACACCGCTTATATCAAGATTCTCTTTCACAATCAAAGAGTCAAAGAGGCCACTCGTGCTTACAAGGAGATGATTAGCTCCCGTGTTGCTCCAAATTGCCACACTTACACCGTTCTAATGGACTATCTTATTGGGTCTG GACAATACAAAGAGGCCCTGgagatttttgaaaagatgcaAGAGGCTGGGGCGCAACCTGATAAAGCTGCATGCAATATTTTGATTGAGAGGTGTTCTAAAGTTGGTGGGACTGAGTTCATGACCCATATCCTTCAGTACATGAAAGAAAACCGTCTAGTTCTTCGCTACCCTGTTTTTGTTAAAGCATTGGAAGCTTTAAAAATTGCTGGTGAGAGTGATACCCTTCTAAGGCAAGTCAATCCACAATTTTATATGGATTGTATCATaagaaagaaagcaagtaaTACTATCACGGTTGCTGCAGATTGTCCTACTAATATAGATAAAGAACTTCTATTTGTTCTCTTGAAAAATAGAAATGTTGTTGCTATTGACCATTTACTTACAGGGATGATGGATAAGAAAATATCTTTAGATCATAAGGTTGTCTCAACCATTATTGAGGTAAATTGTAGTCATTGCCGACCTGAAGGTGCTTTGTTGGCTTTCAAGTACAGTGTTACAATGGGAATAAGTATCGAGAGAACAGGATATCTTTCCTTAATAGGCTTGTTGATCAGatcaaatatgttttcaaagctGGCGGAAATTGTTGAGAAAATGACTAGAGCTGGGCATTCTCTTGGAATCTATCTGGCTTCACTTTTGATCTTTAGGCTTGGTTGTGCTAGGAAGCACACTTTGGCCATGAAGATTTTCAACTTATTACCTGATAACCATAAGTGCAGTGCTACCTATACTGCTTTAATTAGTGTTTACTTCTCTGTTAGAAGAGTTAACGAGGCACTTGAGATATACAAAATCATGTGCAGCAAAGGATTTTGTCCTGTGTTAGGTACTTATGATGTACTAATAGCTGGTTTGGAAAGAAATGGTAAATACGCTGAAGCAGAACATTATAGGAAAGCAAAGAAGAGGAAGAGCTTACGTGCCAATAGTGGTTCTCAGGAAAGTGTTTGCATAGAGGGGAAGATATGCAATCTTCTGTTTTCTGTTGATGTAGTACTTTGA
- the LOC100801893 gene encoding tubulin beta chain — translation MREILHIQGGQCGNQIGTKFWEVVCDEHGIDPTGQYVGNSELQLERVNVYYNEGSNGRYVPRAVLMDLEPGTMDAARTGPYGQIFRPDNFVFGQSGAGNNFAKGHYTEGAELIDSVLDVVRKEVENCDCLQGFQVCHSLGGGTGSGMGTLLISKIREEYPDRMMLTFSVFPSPKVSDTVVEPYNATLSVHQLVENADECMVLDNEALYDICFRTLKLATPSFGDLNHLISATMSGVTCCLRFPGQLNSDLRKLAVNLIPFPRLHFFMVGFAPLTSRGSQNYRALSVPELTQQMWDAKNMMCAADPRHGRYLTASAVFRGKMSTKEVDEQMLSVQNKNSSYFVEWIPNNVKSSVCDIPPRGLSMASTFVGNSTSIQEMFRRVSEQFTAMFRRKAFLHWYTGEGMDEMEFTEAESNMNDLVAEYQQYQDSATDEDGDSEEEGEGAES, via the exons ATGCGTGAGATTCTTCACATTCAGGGAGGGCAATGCGGGAACCAAATAGGAACAAAGTTCTGGGAAGTGGTGTGTGATGAGCATGGGATTGATCCCACAGGACAATACGTAGGCAACTCCGAACTTCAGCTTGAAAGAGTGAACGTTTATTACAATGAGGGCAGCAATGGACGTTACGTGCCACGGGCTGTGCTGATGGACCTTGAGCCTGGCACCATGGACGCTGCCCGCACTGGCCCTTATGGCCAGATTTTCCGGCCGGACAACTTTGTTTTCGGTCAGTCAGGGGCTGGAAACAACTTTGCAAAGGGCCATTACACTGAGGGTGCTGAGCTTATTGACTCCGTCCTTGATGTTGTTAGGAAGGAGGTTGAGAATTGTGACTGCTTGCAAG GATTTCAAGTTTGCCACTCCTTGGGAGGGGGTACAGGTTCTGGAATGGGAACTTTGCTGATTTCGAAGATCAGAGAGGAATACCCTGATCGAATGATGCTCACATTCTCTGTGTTTCCATCTCCAAAGGTGTCAGACACGGTTGTTGAGCCTTATAATGCTACACTTTCTGTTCACCAGTTGGTGGAGAATGCTGATGAGTGTATGGTCCTTGATAATGAAGCACTCTATGATATCTGCTTCAGGACCCTCAAGCTCGCTACGCCAAGCT TTGGAGACTTGAATCATTTGATATCAGCAACAATGAGTGGGGTTACTTGTTGCTTAAGATTCCCCGGTCAGCTCAACTCAGACCTAAGGAAGCTAGCGGTGAACTTGATCCCATTTCCAAGACTCCACTTCTTCATGGTGGGTTTTGCTCCCCTAACTTCTCGAGGATCACAGAACTACCGTGCACTTTCTGTCCCAGAACTGACTCAACAGATGTGGGATGCCAAGAACATGATGTGTGCGGCTGATCCACGCCACGGTCGTTACTTGACAGCCTCAGCAGTGTTCAGAGGCAAGATGAGCACAAAAGAGGTAGATGAACAGATGTTAAGTGTGCAGAACAAGAACTCTTCCTACTTTGTTGAGTGGATTCCTAACAATGTCAAGTCTAGTGTCTGTGACATTCCTCCCAGAGGCCTTTCCATGGCTTCAACTTTTGTTGGTAACTCAACTTCTATACAGGAGATGTTCAGGAGAGTGAGTGAGCAGTTCACAGCCATGTTCAGAAGGAAAGCCTTCCTGCACTGGTACACAGGAGAAGGAATGGATGAGATGGAGTTTACTGAAGCAGAGAGTAACATGAATGATCTTGTAGCTGAGTATCAACAATACCAGGATTCCGCGACTGATGAGGATGGTGATTCTGAAGAAGAAGGTGAGGGTGCAGAGAGCTGA
- the LOC100776735 gene encoding ADP,ATP carrier protein ER-ANT1, with protein sequence MVKSTYERFSKDFVMGGVAAIISRSAAAPIERVKLLLQNQGEMIKRGQLKKPYLGVSDGFKRVFMEEGLIAFWRGHQANLIRYFPTQAFNFAFKGYFKSIFGYSKERDGYIKWFAGNVASGSAAGATTSLLLYHLDYARTRLGTDAIECRVTGQRQFKGLIDVYRKTLSSDGIAGLYRGFGISIWGITLYRGMYFGIYDTMKPIVLVGPFEGKFLASFFLGWSITTFSAVCAYPFDTLRRRMMLTSGHPNKYCTAIHAFQEIVRQEGFRALFRGFTANMLLGMAGAGVLAGYDQLNRISSRHSHYNETNQRVLK encoded by the exons ATGGTCAAATCAACATATGAAAGATTTTCAAAGGATTTTGTAATGGGAGGAGTAGCAGCAATCATATCAAGGAGTGCAGCGGCACCAATTGAGAGAGTGAAGCTTTTATTGCAAAACCAAGGTGAAATGATTAAAAGAGGACAACTCAAAAAACCATACTTGGGTGTGTCTGATGGCTTTAAGAGGGTCTTCATGGAAGAGGGTTTGATTGCCTTTTGGAGAGGTCACCAGGCCAATCTTATTCGATATTTCCCCACACAG GCTTTCAATTTTGCATTCAAAGGTTACTTCAAAAGCATTTTTGGGTATTCCAAAGAGAGAGACGGGTACATTAAGTGGTTTGCTGGGAATGTGGCTTCAGGCAGTGCTGCAGGAGCGACTACTTCACTACTTCTGTATCATTTAGATTATGCACGTACTAGATTGGGCACCGATGCAATAGAGTGCCGTGTTACCGGTCAACGCCAGTTTAAAGGACTAATTGATGTATACCGGAAGACCTTATCAAGTGATGGAATTGCTGGCTTGTACAGGGGATTTGGGATTTCAATATGGGGAATCACCTTGTATCGAGGGATGTACTTTGGGATCTATGACACCATGAAGCCTATTGTTTTGGTTGGGCCTTTTGAG GGGAAGTTTCTCGCTAGTTTCTTCTTAGGTTGGAGCATCACAACTTTTTCAGCGGTTTGTGCATACCCTTTTGACACATTGCGCCGGCGAATGATGCTTACCTCTGGACATCCAAACAAGTACTGTACTGCAATACATGCATTTCAAGAGATTGTTCGACAGGAGGGTTTCCGAGCTCTATTTCGAGGATTTACCGCAAATATGCTTCTAGGCATGGCAGGAGCTGGAGTGCTTGCTGGATACGATCAGCTGAACCGTATCTCATCTAGACACAGTCACTATAATGAGACTAACCAAAGAGTTCTGAAATGA
- the LOC100776197 gene encoding translocon at the outer membrane of chloroplasts 64 — protein MAKNLLVLLGLGLAGIVLITRKLNKSVREDFGAFIHKLQLLPPPQPSPPKAPHPLTSLTFALSDLFHIHGHVPSFGHPDWARTHEPSSSTAPAVSALVEGGATCVATTVLDDLALGIGGENKHFGTPTNPAVPARVPGGSSSGAAVAVAANFVDFALGIDTTGGVRVPAGFCGILGFRPSHGAVSHMGIIPISTSLDTVGWFAKDPNILRRVGHILLQAPFVMQRSPRQIVIADDCFQHINVPLDRSSQVVVKATEKLFGRQVLKHINLGDYLSSRVPSLKGCSGQKPNGEVKASSLKLLAHIMQFLQRHEFRLKHDDWMNTVKPDLHPGVSAQLHEKFEVSDAEIENSKSVRSEMRAAVNSLLKDEGILVIPTVADPPPKLGGKEILSEDYQSRAFSLLSIASISGCCQVSIPLGFYDKYPVSVSLIARHGGDRFLLDTLQTVYTTLQEQADIASKSKSSGNVVSKEQSAEIAKEKGNQAYKDKQWQKAIGFYTEAIKLCGDNATYYSNRAQAYLELESYLQAVEDCTKAISLDKKNVKAYFRRGTARQMLGYYKEAIDDFKHALVLEPTNKRAASAAERLRKLFQ, from the exons ATGGCGAAGAACCTATTGGTTTTGTTGGGGCTGGGTTTAGCTGGAATAGTTCTCATCACCAGAAAGCTCAATAAGTCCGTCAGAGAGGATTTCGGCGCTTTCATTCATAAGCTTCAGCTGCTTCCTCCTCCCCAGCCTTCTCCTCCCAAGGCTCCTCATCCCCTCACCTCACTCACCTTCGCACTTTCCGACCT ATTTCACATCCATGGACACGTGCCCTCGTTCGGGCATCCTGACTGGGCTAGGACTCACGAACCCTCTTCTTCCACTGCTCCCGCTGTTTCCGCTCTCGTCGAGGGCGGTGCAACCTGCGTTGCAACTACTGTTCTCGACGACTTAGCTCTAGG TATTGGCGGTGAAAATAAGCATTTTGGAACGCCTACTAATCCTGCTGTTCCTGCTCGAGTACCGGGTGGCTCCTCAAGTGGTGCTGCTGTCGCCGTTGCTGCCAATTTCGTTGACTTTGCATTGG GTATTGATACAACTGGCGGGGTGAGAGTACCTGCTGGATTTTGTGGCATTCTAGGATTTCGACCTTCACATGGTGCTGTTTCGCATATGGGAATCATACCTATTTCAACAAGTCTGGACACTGTTG GTTGGTTTGCAAAGGATCCCAATATATTGCGTCGTGTTGGCCATATACTTTTACAAGCACCATTTGTAATGCAACGCAGTCCTCGGCAAATAGTTATAGCTGATGATTGTTTTCAGCATATAAATGTTCCTCTTGACAGGAGTTCTCAAGTGGTGGTCAAAGCCACTGAGAAGCTTTTTGGAA GGCAAGTATTGAAGCATATAAATCTTGGGGACTATTTAAGTTCTAGAGTTCCAAGCTTGAAGGGGTGCTCTGGACAGAAACCAAACGGCGAAGTGAAAGCTTCCTCATTAAAATTACTTGCCCACATTATGCAATTCCTACAAAG GCATGAATTCAGACTTAAGCATGATGATTGGATGAACACGGTAAAACCTGATCTTCATCCTGGTGTTTCAGCACAATTGCATGAAAAATTTGAGGTATCTGATGCAGAGATTGAAAACTCTAAATCTGTTAGAAGTGAGATGCGTGCTGCTGTAAATTCGCTTTTGAAG GATGAAGGAATTTTGGTTATCCCCACGGTAGCTGATCCTCCTCCAAAATTAGGTGGGAAGGAGATCCTATCAGAGGATTATCAGAGCCGTGCATTTAGTCTGTTAAGTATTGCAAGCATATCAGGTTGTTGTCAG GTCTCAATACCATTAGGATTTTATGACAAGTATCCTGTTTCAGTGTCCTTGATAGCTAGGCATGGTGGCGATCGATTTTTACTTGACACATTACAGACTGTGTATACAACTCTCCAAGAACAGGCTGATATTGCTTCCAAAAGCAAATCATCTGGAAATGTTGTTAGTAAGGAGCAATCTGCTGAAATTGCCAAAGAGAAG GGAAACCAAGCCTATAAAGATAAGCAGTGGCAGAAAGCCATTGGATTTTATACAGAAGCTATCAAACTCTGTGGTGATAATGCAACATATTACAGTAACAGGGCTCAAGCGTATCTAGAACTTGAAAG TTATCTTCAAGCTGTGGAAGATTGTACAAAAGCAATTAGTCTTGACAAAAAG AATGTGAAGGCCTATTTTCGTAGAGGTACAGCTAGACAGATGCTAGGCTACTACAAGGAAGCAATTGATG ATTTTAAACATGCCCTTGTACTTGAGCCAACCAACAAAAGGGCAGCTTCAGCTGCTGAAAGGTTGAGGAAGCTATTCCAGTAG
- the LOC100775652 gene encoding LOW QUALITY PROTEIN: protein C2-DOMAIN ABA-RELATED 4 (The sequence of the model RefSeq protein was modified relative to this genomic sequence to represent the inferred CDS: substituted 1 base at 1 genomic stop codon), whose product MGDTPKSLMEDLLGLLRIHIKRGVNLAVRDVNTSDPYCVVKMGKQVIIFXSCMQHFSKCVRAIFFNYVQSWLVLQKLKTRVIKKDVNPEWKEDLTLSVTDPVHPFILTVYDHDTFSKDDKMGDAEFDISAYIEALKMNLEDLPSGTIITRIQPSRQNCLAEESCITYSNGKIIQDAVLRLRHVECGEVEIQLQWIDLPGSKGL is encoded by the exons ATGGGAGATACACCAAAGTCTCTCATGGAAGACTTACTCGGCCTTTTAAGGATTCACATCAAGCGCGGTGTCAACCTCGCCGTTCGTGATGTAAATACTAGCGATCCATACTGCGTCGTTAAGATGGGCAAGCAGGTAATTATCTTTTAGAGTTGCATGCAACATTTCTCTAAATGTGTACGTGCcatcttttttaattatgttcaaTCGTGGCTTGTTTTGCAGAAGCTCAAGACTCGTGTGATTAAAAAGGATGTTAATCCTGAGTGGAAGGAAGATCTTACGCTTTCTGTTACAGATCCAGTTCATCCATTTATACTG ACAGTGTATGACCATGACACTTTCAGCAAGGATGACAAAATGGGAGATGCAGAATTTGACATCTCAGCATACATAGAAGCCTTAAAGATGAACTTAGAAGACCTCCCCAGTGGGACTATAATCACAAGAATACAACCAAGCAGGCAAAACTGTCTGGCGGAGGAAAGTTGCATCACTTATAGCAATGGCAAAATTATCCAAGATGCTGTCCTTAGATTGCGACACGTGGAATGCGGTGAAGTGGAAATCCAATTGCAATGGATTGATCTTCCTGGCTCCAAGGGTTTAtga